The following DNA comes from Kineococcus rhizosphaerae.
CGACGCCGCGGACTTCGCCGCCATCGTGCGGTTCAGGGACCACCCGGCCTGAGGGGACGCGCCCGGCGAACCTGCCGGACCACGCCTCCCGATGACCTAAGCTGATCGTGTGAGCGTCCTCCGCATCGTGCTGCAGGTGATCCTCGCGATCTCCAGCCTCTTCCTGACCCTGCTGATCCTGCTCCACAAGGGCAAGGGCGGCGGGCTGTCGGACATGTTCGGCGGCGGCGTCACCACGAGCCTGTCCGGGTCGAGCATGGCGGAACGCAACCTCAACCGCTTCACCATCACGATCGGTTGCGTCTGGTTCGCCACCGTCGTGCTGCTCGGCCTCGTCGAGCGCTTCACCAACGAGTTCTGAGGAGACGACCGACGTGGCAGGTGGCAACGCCATCCGGGGCAGCAGGGTCGGCGCCGGCCCCATGGGCGAGGCGGAACGGGGGGACACCGCTCCCCGCATCCGCATCTCCTACTGGTGCGCGAACGGGCACGAGACCAAGCCCAGCTTCGCCGAGGAGTCCGGGGTCGAGCCGCCCGAGACCTGGGACTGCCCGCGCTGCGGGTTCCCGGCGGGCACCGACCGAGCCAACCCGCCCGCTCCGCCGAAGAACGAGCCG
Coding sequences within:
- the secG gene encoding preprotein translocase subunit SecG → MSVLRIVLQVILAISSLFLTLLILLHKGKGGGLSDMFGGGVTTSLSGSSMAERNLNRFTITIGCVWFATVVLLGLVERFTNEF
- a CDS encoding RNA polymerase-binding protein RbpA; its protein translation is MAGGNAIRGSRVGAGPMGEAERGDTAPRIRISYWCANGHETKPSFAEESGVEPPETWDCPRCGFPAGTDRANPPAPPKNEPYKTHLAYVKERRSDSDGEAILNEALESLRARGLIR